TGAATCTGAGTTGACGGTCATCGTCCTGAACTTATAGCAGAGGAACTCCTGGTTGTTTTTTCCCGAACGCAGCTGACGGAAAAAGACCGGCCCTTTGGATTCCAGCTTGATCAGAATTGCCACGATCGGCATGATGATGGGGAAAATAAACAGAATCACTGCCAGCGAAAAAGCAATGTCAAAACTCCGCTTCATTACGCGGTTGATCAGCGCTTTCAAAGGCTCCTGCCGAAGCGAAAGGATGGGGATATGGCCAAAGAAATCCACATTTACCTGCTTTCTTCTCAATACATTAAAGTCGGTAACAATGCGGAAATAGATGAAGTTGTCGTCGGCAAAATCACTCAGCTCATCTATCAGATCTTCAGAAGTTAAGGGCAATGAAATATAAATTTCATTAATAGATTCCTGAAGACAAAAGCTTTTCAGATCTTCGATTCCTTCACGAATCATATTTTCCTTTTCTTCTTCGCTATTGGTTTCATCAACATGGTCGAGAAACCGGAAAACTGTTGTGTTTTTGGAGTCAAAAAAGTTATATAATTCGGTAATCGAACTTTCCTGGCCCACAAGTGCGATTTTTCGGATATTGTAGGTCATGCTGTTGTAATACCGATAGGCGATAATCAACAATGACCGGAAGGAAATAATCGCTAAAAGTGTGGTAGAATAAGTGTAAATCAGATAAAGCCTTGAAAGATACTGGGCCTTTACACTGACTATATAAAGCGTTACAATGAATATATGAATAAAAAGCGTGGTGAACAGGCTTCTCAGGAAGGCGTTCAGGCTCAGCAGCCGGTTGGAATCATACGCATTGGTGAACAGGGATGCGCCGATCCAGGAAAGATTAAAAATGATAAAAAAGGAAATATAATAGTCTTCATAAACATCTGAGCCATATTCCCCAAACCTCAGAAAGTAAGCGAGCTTACAGGAGATATTGATGATGATGAACTCAGTTATCAGTGCGAAAATTCTGAAAAAGAAACGATTACCCTTCATGACTTGCGATCTATTATTGTGTTGTTTGTGTGTTTGTAATACTAAAGAAGCAGTAAAAAAACGAAAGTGGAATTTTTTATTTCTGCGTACCTAATGTCAGAAGTTCAAAGATATGTAAGGAATCAGCGGTGAAGTGTCCTTTTTTCTTAAGCGGGTTTGAAATATTCCCGAAAGGTCAATTTTTCCGGATAAATGGACTATTCTGTAATTAAGGTTTGGAATTTGATCTTTGGCGCAAGGTGTGATTGACTCCCATCGGGTTTGCATAATGTTCAGTTGGCCGGATATACAATTGAGTATGGCAAAAAAAGGGCCGTTTTTGGTGATAAACCTTGAAAAATATTATCAACAAAATTTAGCATAATGAATTATAGGTGTTAAATTGCCAGCGAATTTGTTGTATTGAAGTATGGAGAACGTTGTTTATAGTTTTACCGAAGCGGAAATCCAGGAGATACAAAAGCATATCGCCAAGTATCCCGATCACCGTTCTGCTGTTATGCCAGCCCTATGGATAGCCCAGGAAAAGTTTGGATGGCTTTCTACTGAAGCGATCAAACTGGTGGCTGAAACCATTAATGTCCCTTATGCACACGTGTATGGGGTTGCTTCTTTCTATACGATGTACTTTAAGGAGAAAGTTCCCAAACATCTGATTGAAGTATGTACCTGCTTCTCCTGCCGCGAAGTCGGCGGTCCGGAAGCTTATCAATATCTCAAAGAGTATATTGAAGCCGACGCCAAAGGAAAAAGCAAAGATGGCAAAATCTGGGTCCGCGAAGCAGAATGCCTCGGCGCCTGCGATACCGCTCCCATGTGTCAGGTGACCAATCGCCGCTTTGCGCATCACCTCACAGAAGAAAAAATTCGCAGCATAGTTGAAAAACTCCGCAATGACGAAGAGCTCCCCTACGAAAAAATTCCACTCAGTAATCAAAAATTCTCGGATTGAAATTACTATGAAATATATTCATAAAGAACCGGCCTGTCTCCTTTTGGAAGATGGGCTTTTTTTTGAAGGTACAGCCATTGGAAAACGTGGCTCCACTACCGGCGAACTGTGTTTCAACACCAGCATGACCGGATATCAGGAGATATTTACCGATCCCTCCTATTATGGCCAGATTCTCATCGAAACCCATACGCATATCGGTAACTATGGGGTCCATTTTCAGGAATACGAAAGCTCTTCAGCAAAAATTGCCGGACTGATTGTCCGGAATTTCTCGCAGCTGTATTCCCGCTCCAATGCCATCGAAAGTCTGGACTCCTTCCTCAACCACAATAGTATCGTGGGTATCGCTGATATTGATACCCGACAGCTCGTTACCCATATTCGCGACAAGGGAGCGATGAATGCTATTATTTCTTCGCAGGTTACCAACCGGAAGGAACTGGAAAAACTCCTCAAAAGCTGCCCTCCAATGGAAGGTCTTGAACTTTCCTCCAAAGTGAGTACCGTCCAACCGTATTTTCATGGCAGCCCCGCTGCCCGTTTCCGGGTAGCAGTGCTTGACGTTGGCGTCAAAAAAAATATTCTCGACTGTCTCGCAGCCCGAGGTTGCTATATGAAAATTTTCCCTGCAACCGCTTCCTTTGAAGAACTCAAAAGCTTCAATCCGCATGGATTTTTCATATCCAATGGCCCCGGAGACCCCGCTGCCATGCCTTATGCCGTCAATACGGTGAAGAAAATCCTGAAGGCAGATCTTCCTCTTTTTGGTATTTGTCTCGGACACCAGATCCTGGCCCTGGCCTGCGATGTCAATACCTATAAAATGCACAACGGCCACCGCGGTGCCAACCACCCCGTCAAAAATCTCCTTACCGGTAAATGTGAAATTACCTCCCAAAATCATGGCTTCTGTGTAGCCCGAGAACAGCTGGAGAAATCTCCTAACGTCGTCATCACTCATGTAAATCTCAATGATGATACAGTAGAAGGAATTCGTATCCGCAACAAAAAAGCGTTTTCAGTACAGTTTCACCCCGAAGCTTCTCCCGGACCACATGACAGTCATTACTTATTTGATGAGTTTATTCAACTGATGTCAACAACTACGGAATCGGTTGTGATCTGACATTGGGCCAAAATATATTAACAATTATTTAAAGGGGCCATCAATTGGCCCTTTTTTTATCATTAAAATGCCTATATCTTTGGCATTTCTGAAAAATACCATTATGAAAATCCTGAAATTCGGTGGGTCGTCCGTAGCAAGCCCGGAACGCATAGACCATGTAGCCAAGATTATCCAGCGGCTTCATCAGCAGGGAGAAAAAATTGCTGTCATTGTCTCTGCCATGGGGGGAATGACAGATAAACTGATAGAAATGAGCCGGCTGGCTTCGGCTGGTAATATGGCCTATATGGAGGAATTAAACCTTTTCTCCAGCCAACACCTCAACGTGGTCAACCAACTGGTACATGATAGTGAGCGCCATCCTGCAATCCTCCAGGAAATTATTGACGGGCAGGAGGAACTGGGTAATCTCCTCCGGGGATTGTATCTCACCAGAGATCTCACACCCCGGACAATGGATTATATTTATAGTTTCGGTGAAAGAAGTTCTGCTTTCATTCTGAGCCAGGTGCTTTGCAGTTATGGCACGGAGGCAATCTATGTGAATGCCCGCTATGTCGTAAAAACTGACGAAAATTATGGATCTGCCAAAGTGAATATGCCGCTCACCCGTGAGAATATTCAAAAACATTTCACTGAAAATCCTGACGCAATTTCAATCATTACGGGGTTTATCGGCTCTACAAAAGATGGTATCACCACAACCCTCGGACGCGGTGGTTCAGATTATTCCGCCGCAATCTTTGGTTTTGCCCTTGATGCTGAGGAAATTCAGATATGGACAGACGTTGATGGTGTCCTGACGGCTGACCCCCGTCGGGTAAAGCAGGCATTTTCGATTCGCTATATGACTTATGAGGAAGCGATGGAAATGTCGCATTTTGGGGCAAAAGTCATTTATCCTCCCACAATCACCCCCGCACTTGAAAAAAATATTCCCATTCGAATCAAAAACACCTTCAACCCTGAAGATGAAGGTACGCTGATCGCCAAAACGGCCCCTAAAGATAAACATGCTGTCAAAGGAATTGCCTCAATCGGCGATGTGGCACTCATGACTCTCGAAGGAAGTGGTTTGTGGGGGCGGGCATCGATTGCTGCCCGATTGTTTAAGGTGCTCGATGATAAAAAAGTCAATGCAATCATCATTACCCAGGGATCTTCTGAACACGCCATCTGTTTTGCTGTGAACCCCAGCCAGGCAGAAATTGCACGTATGGGTATCGAAGAGGAATTTGAACTGGAAATCAAGATGAAAATCGTCAATCCGGTCAAAGTGGAAAAAGATCTAGCCGTAATTGCAGCCATTGGGGATAATATGCGCTCACACCCGGGGATTTCAGGCAAATTTTTTACAGCTCTCGGCAAAAATGGTATTAATGTGATCGCCACAGCACAAGGTTCTTCCGAACGAAATATTACCGTCGTCATAAAAAAGGAAGATGAAGCCAAAGCGCTCACCGCTGTCCACGATGTGTTTTTCCTCTCCAGTTATTATGTTTTGAACTTGTTTGTCGTAGGGGTCGGTCTGATCGGCGGTACCCTTCTCAAGCAGATT
The Bacteroidia bacterium DNA segment above includes these coding regions:
- a CDS encoding undecaprenyl-phosphate glucose phosphotransferase; the protein is MKGNRFFFRIFALITEFIIINISCKLAYFLRFGEYGSDVYEDYYISFFIIFNLSWIGASLFTNAYDSNRLLSLNAFLRSLFTTLFIHIFIVTLYIVSVKAQYLSRLYLIYTYSTTLLAIISFRSLLIIAYRYYNSMTYNIRKIALVGQESSITELYNFFDSKNTTVFRFLDHVDETNSEEEKENMIREGIEDLKSFCLQESINEIYISLPLTSEDLIDELSDFADDNFIYFRIVTDFNVLRRKQVNVDFFGHIPILSLRQEPLKALINRVMKRSFDIAFSLAVILFIFPIIMPIVAILIKLESKGPVFFRQLRSGKNNQEFLCYKFRTMTVNSDSDNKQATKNDSRITRVGAFLRKSSLDEFPQFINVLKGDMSVVGPRPHMLKHTDEYSQIINKYLFRHFITPGITGHAQVNGFRGETTDPSMMEKRVEYDTWYIENWSLMLDIKIVFLTVWNAIRGEENAY
- the nuoE gene encoding NADH-quinone oxidoreductase subunit NuoE, whose product is MENVVYSFTEAEIQEIQKHIAKYPDHRSAVMPALWIAQEKFGWLSTEAIKLVAETINVPYAHVYGVASFYTMYFKEKVPKHLIEVCTCFSCREVGGPEAYQYLKEYIEADAKGKSKDGKIWVREAECLGACDTAPMCQVTNRRFAHHLTEEKIRSIVEKLRNDEELPYEKIPLSNQKFSD
- the carA gene encoding glutamine-hydrolyzing carbamoyl-phosphate synthase small subunit; this translates as MKYIHKEPACLLLEDGLFFEGTAIGKRGSTTGELCFNTSMTGYQEIFTDPSYYGQILIETHTHIGNYGVHFQEYESSSAKIAGLIVRNFSQLYSRSNAIESLDSFLNHNSIVGIADIDTRQLVTHIRDKGAMNAIISSQVTNRKELEKLLKSCPPMEGLELSSKVSTVQPYFHGSPAARFRVAVLDVGVKKNILDCLAARGCYMKIFPATASFEELKSFNPHGFFISNGPGDPAAMPYAVNTVKKILKADLPLFGICLGHQILALACDVNTYKMHNGHRGANHPVKNLLTGKCEITSQNHGFCVAREQLEKSPNVVITHVNLNDDTVEGIRIRNKKAFSVQFHPEASPGPHDSHYLFDEFIQLMSTTTESVVI
- the thrA gene encoding bifunctional aspartate kinase/homoserine dehydrogenase I produces the protein MKILKFGGSSVASPERIDHVAKIIQRLHQQGEKIAVIVSAMGGMTDKLIEMSRLASAGNMAYMEELNLFSSQHLNVVNQLVHDSERHPAILQEIIDGQEELGNLLRGLYLTRDLTPRTMDYIYSFGERSSAFILSQVLCSYGTEAIYVNARYVVKTDENYGSAKVNMPLTRENIQKHFTENPDAISIITGFIGSTKDGITTTLGRGGSDYSAAIFGFALDAEEIQIWTDVDGVLTADPRRVKQAFSIRYMTYEEAMEMSHFGAKVIYPPTITPALEKNIPIRIKNTFNPEDEGTLIAKTAPKDKHAVKGIASIGDVALMTLEGSGLWGRASIAARLFKVLDDKKVNAIIITQGSSEHAICFAVNPSQAEIARMGIEEEFELEIKMKIVNPVKVEKDLAVIAAIGDNMRSHPGISGKFFTALGKNGINVIATAQGSSERNITVVIKKEDEAKALTAVHDVFFLSSYYVLNLFVVGVGLIGGTLLKQILQQKEYLRKNQFVELRVVAMANTRKMLFNKNGIDLNSWEETLNQSGETSDLDLFVSRMKELNLSNSVFVDNTANKDIVRFYDEILKASISISTPNKVAVSGNFKDYLNLKSLADRQNVKFFYETNVGAGLPVLTTLSDLVRSGDRILKIEGVLSGSLSFIFNSFHPGMAFSEIVQEAKEKGYTEPDPREDLSGRDVARKLLILARESGLPMEAEEIEVENILPQPCLDAATVPEFFAELEKANNLFAERLKKAQAEGKVLRFIATLEGSKAFISLQTLDSSSPFYNLSGSDNMIVFTSDRYKDRPLVVKGPGAGAEVTAAGVFAEILRIGYYLS